The Anolis carolinensis isolate JA03-04 chromosome 2, rAnoCar3.1.pri, whole genome shotgun sequence genome has a window encoding:
- the LOC100555315 gene encoding tumor protein D54-like, whose amino-acid sequence MESTSQDINLNSPNKGLLADTMTDMHVDNTSAAAAPPPPLRASAYNGFTEAEEEELRSELAKVEEEIGTLRQVLAAKERHCGELKRKLGLTPLDGLKQNLSKSWRDVQISNAYVSASSTLEDWNDKLTQSEAYKKTQETLSHVGQKTSAVLSNVGSVISRKLGDMRNSATFKSFEDRVGTIKSKVVGRDNGGDELHSPPASAEKPSQDNVPF is encoded by the coding sequence ATGGAGAGCACCAGCCAAGATATCAACCTTAACTCTCCCAACAAAGGTCTGCTAGCTGATACAATGACGGACATGCATGTCGACAACACAagcgctgctgctgctcctcccccTCCATTGAGGGCCTCTGCCTACAACGGGTTCACTgaggcagaggaagaagaatTAAGATCTGAGCTGGCCAAGGTGGAAGAGGAAATTGGCACTTTGCGCCAGGTGTTGGCTGCCAAAGAGAGACATTGTGGAGAACTGAAGAGAAAACTGGGATTAACCCCCTTGGATGGCCTGAAGCAAAACCTCTCAAAAAGCTGGCGTGATGTCCAGATTTCCAATGCATATGTTTCGGCCAGCAGCACATTGGAAGACTGGAATGACAAATTAACCCAATCAGAAGCTTACAAGAAGACACAAGAAACGCTGTCTCATGTGGGACAGAAAACTTCAGCTGTCCTTTCCAATGTGGGCTCCGTGATCAGCCGGAAGCTGGGAGACATGAGAAACTCTGCAACCTTCAAGTCTTTTGAAGACCGAGTTGGAACCATAAAGTCGAAAGTGGTGGGCAGAGACAATGGTGGTGATGAGCTCCACTCTCCTCCGGCATCTGCTGAAAAGCCCTCCCAGGACAACGTACCTTTCTAA